GAGACAGCACTGGTCACCACGACGCTGGCAGGTCTTTAGCCTGGTGACAGCCAGCCCTGGTGACAAcgtgaggaggcagaggccccagcagaTCCCCCGGAGGGACGAGAGGACAGACGTTCCTCTCCGGGGAAACAGTGTGCAGGACGCATCAAAGGGCCACAGGCGCAGCCCTTCCCCGGCAGTGCTGATCCTTACAGCTGACCCCACCAAAGTGCTCGCACAACTTGCAAAGAagttttttcttcagtaacatgaaAAGAATCAGTATGTCACCAAGGCATTTTCAGAAGTGACCTGCCCCGGGCCCTAACAATATAAATACGTAGATACGCAGATACGCACGTCAATGTACACGCACATACatccaggaaaagagacagagagactgaaacacagagaggcagagggagagagagaaacagagagagaaaccgagagagagagagagagagagagagagagagagagagagagagagagagagagagagagagagagagagacaagacgggcactgagagacagagagagggcgAAGGAACACTGGAGCTGGGCACGAGCAGAAGTCACGCCCATTTTCACACGTCACTCTGCACCTCAGAACCCAGTCCCAATGTCCATCCACCctgcaggggagggtgtggggggtCACACATGGACATGTGACCAGAAGGCATAAAAGCCGACCACCCACCTCCTGTCCGCTGGCGCAGAAACGACTCCTGGCCCTGAAGGGGGAGTTGGGTGCGTGGGCGCCCAGCACTCACCGTGCACCCCGATTGGACTCAAGTCCTCGTCAGTCTGACGTTACACAAGATGTCCAGAGGCGTGATGAAGGAGGCCCCCAGCTAGGGGTCAGCAACGAAGATAGCCCACCAGAGATTGAGTCTGAGGAACTTTCAAGCTGCACCGAAACACAGAGCGGCCCGAACACGTCAGAacactgtcttctctctccaggaCATGAGGGTTTCCCTCCATCCTGGGCTGgacagcccctctctcctccccagggtcAAAGGTACACTGCCAATTCTGGGGCCCAGGGACACCTCAAATCTCAGAGAGGCCTCTCCTCTTAAGGAGGATGCAGGACCAGGGCCAGAGGATGGGTCCAGTGAGGCCAAGGAGGAGGTCCCCAGCCTGGATTTTATCTTGGCTACTCAGTACTGCCTGATGTCCTGGGGAGGGAAGTcccacagctctgccccagggcccttAAGATTTCTCTGCCCTGCAGCTCAGGGGGCCCCCCATgccccctggcccctcccctcatAGAATCAGCCTCAGCCCAGCTCCTGCACCAGCTGCCAAGGCCAGGGAGCGGGTTGTGTGTGCAGGCCAGGGGTCTGATGACAAGCGGCCCCAGACCAAGCCTGACCTCGGGGTCTCTGGGAGACCAGCCTCGACTCCAGGGCTGGTGCGACCCTCACAACCAAAAAGAGGAGGTGTGACCCATTTGTCGCAGGgagtgtgaggaggaggaggaggaggaggaagaggcactGCAACAAGTAATAACCCTCCAGTGCCAGCCCCCCAGGGGGCCCTCACGGGAGCTTAGGGGCTCTTTCTCACCCAGTGCTGATCCTGGCTGACGTAGGGGGCGGGGGGGTCCAtcagggccagggtggggtggggtggtgggagttagagggttggggaggtgggtgggagcagCACCTTGCGGTGATATATGTAAACTgggaataaaaataagttttgtttgGAAATGTTCTAAGACCAGTTTAGTCTTATTCGTCTGTGCTGCTGCACAGAGAGGGCtcctgagagggaggaggaagaggccccAAGAGCTATGGATCCACAGGTGGCCGGCTACATCTTCCTCCCCATTGACACATGGTCCTCAGATGCTCCTAGGAGCCCCCAGCTCTCACTGTCCCCAGGAACCCCCACATCGTCTTTTTCACTCAAGTCTGCTTGGCCACAGGCCTCTGGGACAGCCCATAATCATCTGCATCCCTCAACAAACCAGGGATGGAGAGCTGTCTTTGTGCCTTTCAGACCTCTGGACACTAAGCAGTTCTCTAGAATGGAGCCTCGAGATGGCCCTGGTCTTTGGGgagcttctctctgcttccctgaagCAGCCAGACCAGAGAGGAAGAGCCTTGGCCTGACGGACAGGACTTCATGCCTCTCGGGCCTGTCGTACAGAGAGCCTCCTCTAGTCTCCTGGGATTCCTGTAATGGGTGAAGTGGTGGAGGCAGCACCCTCTTAACCCCAAGGACACACGGGGGATGGGCCGAGAGGGAGTTCACGGTCGCCTGTAAAGGAGTGCAAAAGGGGAATGACAGTGGGCGCCACTGTGGGACTTGTGGGATTTATGTGCGGGGGCAGCACGACCAACTGAGGGTTTGTAACACGCTGGACTTTGACTGCTGATCTGAGCACTACTTAGTTCCATGGTATGTTTAGTTTCTGAAAGGTAATCAGGCTGTAAGCTTGACATCTGTACTGTTCTACAGATACGCACGTCAATGTACACGCACATACatccaggaaaagagagagactgaaacacagagaggcagagggagagagagaaacagagagagaaaccgagagagagagagagagagagagagacaagacaggcgctgagagacagagagagggcgAAGGAACACTGGAGCTGGGCACGAGCGGAAGTCACGCCCATTTTCACACGTCACTCTGCACGTCAGAACCCGGTCCCAGTGTCCATCCACCctgcaggggagggtgtgggggtcACACAAGGACACGTGACCAGAAGGCATAAAAGCAGAGAGCACTGTGGGGCAGCCCACCCCAGAGGCCGAGATGAGACACTGGGCCTGAATCTAAACATGACAGAATGACCCAGGAGGTGGTATGCCAGCCAGAACGAAGTCACCGTTATATTcaatttctcctccctccccccccccgccccgacaGGGGGCTGGGAAGCGGGCGGCAAGGGGAGTGACTTTCTCCGGACCCCAGGGCAGACCCCAGCCTGTGTGGGGTGTGCTCCGCGCTCCGCCAGCCCTCTGTGGGGCCCTCCCTTTGCCGAGTCTGTGCACGAGCTCCCTGTGACGCCAGCCCGCGGGGCTGACAGGTGCGCTAGGTGTTTGTGGCTCTGGAGACACGATGGCTTCCCCAGGAAGGAGGGGCCAGAATGATCCCCAGTGTGCCGATGGGGGACTGAGGAGACCCTGAGAGGCAGGTGGCTTGTCCAGGGTGACAGCACTGCTGACGAGGGGGGGCCGGGTCCGAACCCAGCTGCGTCCTCAGAGCTGGCGCCCTGGCTGCATCCAGGCCTCCGCAGGgttctggggaggggggctgagtTGGTGTCACTGTGTGCGCACATGGCATGGGCTGGGAGGTGAGCAGTCAGCAGCCCAGAGAGGCCTTGGGGAGCTTTGTGTAAGGAGGAGGCTTGGGGaaggggaccccaggaagtgacctcaCTTCCCTGGCAGCAGGACCCAACAGAACTTAGAACTGAGGTCACCAGGCACCCACTCTGTCGAGAAGCCCCTACTCAGCTCACTTGGTTGCTGAACTCGGCTCCACTCAGACATGTTCTGCTGCGTCCCAACACCCCGAGGCCGCGGCCCCCGGAAGGCCCGCGGCGAGGGGCTGGGCCAGCGGTGCCGGCGCTGGGTCAGCTCTCACCCCAGGCGCCTCTGGCCTTTCGGCCACAGGGACCCAAAGGTAACCCAGGGAGGCCCGGGGCAGGCCCGCCCAGGCCGGGCCACCACTCACACCCCACCCGGGTAGCCCCACATCCCCTTCCTCgctgctggaggtgggcagtcatgttggggtgggggtgggggcctgccTCAAGCACGAGCaggtcagaggcctggggggcCGGTCACGTCCGCACCCCGGGTCCCAGCTGGCGGGCTGGGCTGCGGCCAGCCGGGCAGGGCCCTGCTGCCCGAGTCGAAGCCCATGCCCTCTGGCTGTGTCTCTTCCCTCCCGGGTGGCCGTCTGAGCTGACCAAGGTCCCAGTCTGATCTTGGCAGCAGACGGTCGAGCGGGCAGAAGCAGGGCAGTCCTggccgggcagggctctgagacctCCGCGCCGGGCCGGCTGCCGGTCACTGTCATTGCAGAGCCGGACACCGCAGGAGCCGCTGCGTGAGGACACCCACGCCGCCTCCCCGAGCCAGGGGCCGCTGCACGCTTCTCAGGGCCAGCACCAGCTCCGGGTGAGTCTGCACACGGAGGGGTCCCCGCCACCACGACGGCCTCCTCCCCAGAAACCGCCCAGGCGTCACGCCAGGGTCCTGCCCGCGGGTGACAGGCAGCTCAGCAGACCCGGCTCTGACCTGGAGCACCTCCCTGGGAGTCAGGTGGAGGACCGCCAGCCCACCGAGGCAGAGCCCCAAGGTGAGAAGGGCGGGGCTGGTGCATGTGCCTAGGTGAGGGAGGGCcgagggctgggccacacagggaggcgtccccagaggctgctgctggcaCCAGAGCAAAGATTGGCCTCAGACCACCTGTCTAGAAGAACTCAGTCACAAAACACATCCTGTGGGCACCTGCTGGGTGGGAGCTGTCCGGAAAGCTCTGGGAAGATGTCTGTCCTTGAAGAGGCCCACGGAAAGGGAGGCACGTGGGTCAAGTTTTCCTCTCTCACAGCATCAGCACCTCCACAGGACTGAAAGCTCTCTCCACTTCCAACAGTCACAGGTCCAGagcaggcgggggcaggggaagatgcCGGAGACCAAAACCAGGACCATCAGGATCCAGCAGGAGACCCcgagctccctcctgctgctcctgccgcTTCTGCAGCTCCAGCAGCTAACGCTGCTCCTGAAggtcctgctgctcctgccgctccagcagctcctgctgctcctgacGATCCCgcagctcctgctgctcctgaaGGTCCCGCAGCTCCTGCTGCTTGCGAAGGTCCGGAAGATGCTGCGCCTGCAGCTGGACCGCTGGGCCACGGAGAACCAGTCCAGGCATCACCAGCCCCTGGGGCTGAGCCCCCTCTGCGCCCACCCACGCCTTCTTCTTCAAAATCCCACCAGGAATCCCCTCCTGCACCCGACCTTGACTTCCATTCCCCTGAAGttgtttgtgtttggtttttcttcactttcttttgtttgtttcatatcGGTTATGGCatcctttattttgcttttttaagtttcttttaataaaatatagacgTTGTCCCTCTGAAATTGTGCAATTCAGGAGCACTGGGTGCCTTCACGATGCCGTGCGACCATCACTCCCATGCAGGCTCACACCATTCCTTTCTTCAAAGTAAAACCCTGGATCCAGAGCACgcacatccccccaccccccgcccccagcccctgacagccccgagtcctcctcccctctgggtgTCACACTGGCCGTTGTGAAGGAAGTGAGGCCTGAACGGAATTTTTCAACttaatgttttctgttatttctccAATGTGTATTTATCATAATAACATATATCTTTTTTACTTAATCTACGGAAGGATTATCTTTAGATACAGAAGGCGGTATTTTTACAGCCAGTCTCCATGGCAAATGGCTTAGCGTCCTTGATGAAGGGAATGCGGAGGGAAAAATAACTGCAACCCAGAGGTAATGATGGTCACACCCCGAAAATACAACCAACATCCTCTTAGGAAAATATCAGCTTATACTTTACAGCTTTGTCTACTAAAGTAATGACCAGTGTCAAAGGGCTGCATTTGCTACCCACAGAAGCCACTTGAAAAACAGATGCAGGTACTCCTGCTGTTACTGAATTCTTGTTTTTATCCTAATCTTATTAATATGGACTCCATGACCAGTTAACACCTGCTGAAGCCATGGAACTGCCGCAGATGAAATCCACTGGTCAAAACAGAGATGCAAGAGAACCAATCTCTCGCTGTTATGATCTTAATTTTTCAAACACTTAATCAACCACAGGAGTTAGTATCTCGTCCAGAAActgaaatcaatgaaacaatTTTGTGTGCATTCATGCTTAGAACTCTGCGAGAGAGGACTGGGGGTATGGTTTACCATCACgtactctgttctctgtttctgtatttcCACTTCCTAAGCAAAATGACTTGCTTTGTTTACAAGTGCGTTTTTCTGCCTGTAGGCTTTTGGACCAGCTGCCAAGAGCCAATGGTGACCTCCTGAAGCACCTTTTGGAGTGCTCCACGACACTGAGCAACACTCCACATTCAACCAGATGACGGCGGATAACTTAGCACGCTGTATAGCCCCAAGCCTTCTTGGTCCACCTAATGCCACCGGCTCCCAATTACAAGAGGACTTCACAAAGAATGTAATGAGACCTCTCATTTTCATGCCTTGTGGGGCACGGTCCCCACTTTGAACCTGAAACCTGAGGTACTAACCGTGATGTACCAGGTTTTTCAAGTGCACATTTTAAACACGCTCCCCTGGAGGGGCAGAGTCACTGAcctggtggggtgaggggaggtggtgggCTGTTATGTGGGAAACTGAGAGCAGTGGAGGCATTTCTGCTTTCCCACCCAGGACACTCAACCACACAGAGATAAGAGTAGGATGATGAGACAGAACAGAAACTGAGCTTTGGGATCTGGCAGCCGAGGTTCAACTCTCAGCCTAATCACTGAGGGAGTGTGAACTACGGCGAAGGTCCCATGGTTTCATCATCACATAATGACGACACCACCCAGCTCCTCTGGTCACTGCTAAGACATCTCAGATGAGCACCCACAGCTCCTCACACACTGGCCTTCCTCTGCCAGCTGTGGTCCCTCACAAGGACACTCGGCTCCTATGTCACCCCCCACTGCAGGGTGAGGGGGCTAGTAAAAGATACCAGAACTTTTTCACTCACCTGTTCAAAAACCTTCAGTGACTTTCCATGGATctttaggtttttggtttttttttcaggaaaatttcttttttaagagcctCCACAATGAAACCTGCCCTAGTCATCAGTTTTCACTATTTCCCTGTGTAGCTCCTTTCCTTGAGCTAGGTCAAACGCTTCACTTTCCTGAACAAGACACACTCATGTTTCTAAGTACAATTCTCAACTCCCTGTGGTCTCTACAGACCCACAAACTAGGTGGCCATTTGGGTTCTACTCTCCCAGAAATGTCACAA
The Camelus ferus isolate YT-003-E chromosome 7, BCGSAC_Cfer_1.0, whole genome shotgun sequence genome window above contains:
- the LOC116665074 gene encoding basic proline-rich protein-like, with translation MFCCVPTPRGRGPRKARGEGLGQRCRRWVSSHPRRLWPFGHRDPKSRTPQEPLREDTHAASPSQGPLHASQGQHQLRVSLHTEGSPPPRRPPPQKPPRRHARVLPAGDRQLSRPGSDLEHLPGSQVEDRQPTEAEPQVTGPEQAGAGEDAGDQNQDHQDPAGDPELPPAAPAASAAPAANAAPEGPAAPAAPAAPAAPDDPAAPAAPEGPAAPAACEGPEDAAPAAGPLGHGEPVQASPAPGAEPPLRPPTPSSSKSHQESPPAPDLDFHSPEVVCVWFFFTFFCLFHIGYGILYFAFLSFF